From the Prunus dulcis chromosome 4, ALMONDv2, whole genome shotgun sequence genome, one window contains:
- the LOC117624479 gene encoding VQ motif-containing protein 4 yields the protein MEFTSRPQEIREKQPYSYSPINSPRSNGTNTNTKTNTNSSVCSSNTNNNNSNNNNSSGVQIPTTPKLTTPRSDPNPYPTTFVQADTTNFKHVVQMLTGSSETVSHQSSPKPTTTHHHHHPHSHQDPTVLPSSNKSFNIPPIKTAPPKKQGFKLYERRSTNLKNTLMINTLMPNFPHQASGFSPRHQEILSPSLLDFPSLTLSPVTPLNDDPFDKSSSSPSLGNSSSEEDRAIAEKGFYLHPSPRTTTTPRDPEPRLLPLFPVTSPRVSGSSS from the coding sequence ATGGAATTCACCTCAAGGCCTCAAGAAATTAGAGAGAAgcaaccatattcatattctcCCATAAACTCCCCCAGAAGCAATGGCaccaacacaaacacaaagacAAACACAAACAGCAGTGTCTGCAGCAGCaacaccaacaacaacaacagcaacaacaacaatagcTCAGGGGTTCAAATCCCCACAACCCCAAAGCTCACAACTCCCAGATCTGACCCCAATCCCTACCCAACAACCTTTGTCCAAGCAGACACCACAAACTTCAAACATGTTGTCCAAATGCTCACAGGCTCCTCTGAAACTGTAAGCCACCAATCTTCCCCCAAACCAACCACAAcccatcatcaccatcatcctCACAGCCATCAAGATCCAACCGTTTTACCCTCCTCCAACAAAAGCTTCAACATCCCACCAATCAAAACAGCCCCTCCCAAAAAGCAAGGCTTCAAGCTTTATGAGAGGAGGAGCACCAATCTCAAAAACACCCTCATGATCAACACCTTGATGCCCAATTTTCCCCATCAAGCATCTGGGTTCTCGCCACGTCATCAGGAGATCCTGTCCCCGAGCTTGCTGGACTTCCCTTCCCTCACTCTCAGCCCAGTGACCCCGTTAAACGACGACCCGTTTGACAAGTCCTCTTCGTCGCCTTCTTTGGGGAATTCTTCATCGGAGGAAGACAGAGCAATTGCAGAGAAGGGGTTTTACTTGCACCCATCTCCGAGAACGACGACAACTCCCAGAGACCCTGAGCCCAGGCTTTTGCCTTTGTTTCCAGTCACTTCGCCTAGAGTTTCTGGGTCTTCTTCTTGA
- the LOC117626752 gene encoding protein GRIM REAPER has protein sequence MANFLKLTTILSLMIPSLVLALHSQMGFSSSELEEKEEYVLDSPNPSFKSRSRFLASIIKKGAHCDPIKHNICNGISANKGTSILHCCKTHCRNVLGDKNNCGKCGNKCKLGMHCCNGTCISTTFNANNCGKCGKKCKYGVKCEYGYCGYA, from the coding sequence ATGGCCAACTTCCTCAAGCTCACCACCATTCTCTCCCTCATGATACCTTCACTAGTCCTAGCTCTGCATTCTCAAATGGGCTTCTCATCATCCGAGCtcgaagagaaagaagagtatGTGCTTGACTCTCCAAACCCTAGTTTCAAATCCAGAAGCAGGTTCTTGGCCAGCATCATAAAAAAAGGTGCACATTGTGATCCTATCAAGCACAACATTTGCAATGGGATTTCAGCAAACAAAGGGACCAGCATTCTCCATTGCTGCAAGACACATTGCAGAAATGTTCTTGGCGATAAGAATAATTGTGGGAAATGTGGGAACAAATGCAAGCTTGGCATGCATTGTTGCAATGGGACTTGTATCAGTACTACTTTCAATGCCAACAATTGCGGCAAGTGTGGTAAAAAGTGCAAGTATGGTGTTAAATGCGAGTATGGATATTGTGGGTATGCTTAG
- the LOC117626307 gene encoding protein GRIM REAPER-like, translated as MAKFLELTTILSLIIPLLITMQVQMAFSSEIEDDEEYVLDSPLLNFRSRSRFLGSVIKQGAKCNPIKKNICNGISANKGTSLLFCCKIKCVNVLGDRNHCGQCGRKCKLGELCCHGTCTNILNNVNNCGKCDKKCLHGVKCQHATCGYA; from the coding sequence ATGGCCAAGTTTCTTGAGCTTACGACCATTCTCTCCCTCATCATACCTTTGCTCATAACAATGCAGGTCCAAATGGCCTTCTCATCTGAGATCGAAGACGACGAAGAATACGTGCTCGACTCTCCATTGCTGAACTTCAGATCAAGAAGCAGATTCTTGGGCAGTGTAATCAAGCAAGGTGCTAAGTGCAATCCCATTAAGAAGAACATCTGTAACGGGATTTCCGCGAACAAAGGAACAAGCCTTTTGTTTTGCTGCAAGATAAAGTGTGTCAATGTTCTTGGAGATAGGAACCACTGTGGGCAATGTGGTCGTAAGTGCAAGCTTGGAGAGCTTTGCTGCCATGGAACTTGTACCAACATTTTAAACAATGTAAACAATTGTGGCAAGTGCGATAAGAAATGCTTGCATGGAGTTAAATGTCAGCATGCAACTTGTGGGTATGCTTGA
- the LOC117624480 gene encoding dynamin-related protein 5A → MSTNATTPNAFFTTPTKTPLGKSHSRKHPHPSSIAENDMSSSSLVSLSNSKSRFEAYNRLQAATVAFGEKLPIPEIVALGGQSDGKSSLLEALLGFRFNVREVEMGTRRPLILQMVHDATALEPRCRFQEEDSEEYGSPVVLPSAIADIIKSRTETLLKKTKSAVSSKPIVMRAEYAHCPNLTIIDTPGFVLKAKKGEPERTPEEILSMVKSLASPPHRILLFLQQSSVEWCSSLWLDAIRDIDPTFRRTIIVVSKFDNRLKEFSDRWEVDRYLSASGYLGDNTHPFFVALPKDRNTISNDEFRRQISQVDSEVLHHLRDGVKGGFDEEKFRPYIGFSCLREYLESELQKRYKEAAPATLALLEQRCSDVTSELDKMDSKIQATSDVSQLRRSAMLYAASISNHVATLIDGAADPAPEQWGKTTFEEQSESGIGGWPGVTADIMPPNATLRLYGGAAFERVMHEFHCAAYSIKCPPVSREKVANILLAHASRGGGRGVTEAAAEIARAAARSWLAPLLDTACDRLAFVLGNLFDLALERTRNRELECGRKSENMDGYIGFHAALRQAYTRFIKDLGKQCKQLVRHHLDSVTSPYSLVCYENDCQGGFGSSASSSFKFNQSSVNSFLLELSDATMKDQENIPPEKNAQQTTPGKAAEARDALRESQITVPETPSPDHPCAGGANKDLGNGIDMGGRKRLSRMTGNSRNPDNTSAQNGGSFFFGNADGLLRSGSAYTEICSSAAQHFARIREVLVERNVASALNSGFLTPCRDRLVLAIGLDLFAVNDERFMDMFIVPGAIDVLQNERQSLQKRQKILQSCLNEFKSVARAL, encoded by the exons ATGTCCACCAACGCCACCACCCCAAACGCCTTCTTCACTACACCGACCAAAACCCCATTGGGAAAATCTCACTCTCGAAAGCACCCCCACCCAAGTTCCATTGCAGAAAACGACATGTCGTCGTCTTCGTTGGTCTCCCTCTCCAACTCCAAGTCCCGGTTCGAGGCCTACAATCGCCTCCAAGCGGCCACGGTGGCCTTCGGAGAGAAGCTCCCAATCCCGGAGATCGTAGCCCTAGGAGGGCAATCGGACGGCAAGAGCTCGCTCCTCGAAGCACTCCTCGGCTTTCGCTTCAATGTCCGCGAAGTCGAGATGGGCACTCGCAGACCTCTCATTCTCCAAATGGTCCACGACGCCACCGCTCTCGAGCCACGCTGCCGATTCCAG GAGGAGGATTCTGAAGAATATGGAAGCCCAGTTGTTTTGCCATCTGCCATTGCAGATATTATTAAGTCCCGAACTGAGACGCTTTTGAAGAAAACTAAAAGTGCAGTTTCTTCAAAGCCTATTGTTATGAGAGCAGAATATGCACACTGCCCAAACCTCACCATTATAGATACTCCAGGCTTTGTTCTTAAG GCGAAGAAAGGAGAGCCTGAGAGAACGCCTGAAgaaattctttctatggtgaAATCACTAGCTAGTCCTCCACATCGTATCCTCCTGTTTCTTCAACAGAGTAGTGTGGAGTGGTGTTCATCTTTGTGGTTGGACGCTATTCGGGATATTGATCCAACTTTTAGACGGACAATTATTGTGGTCTCCAAGTTTGATAATCGTTTAAAG GAGTTTAGTGACCGGTGGGAAGTGGACCGGTATTTGAGTGCAAGTGGTTATCTTGGCGATAACACTCACCCATTCTTTGTTGCACTGCCAAAGGATAGGAATACAATTTCAAATGACGAATTCCGCAGGCAGATATCTCAAGTAGACTCTGAAGTTCTCCATCATCTGCGTGACGGTGTTAAGGGAGGCtttgatgaagaaaagttCAGACCGTATATTGGATTTAGCTGTTTGAGAGAATATTTAGAATCTGAACTTCAGAAAAGGTATAAAGAAGCCGCACCAGCAACTCTTGCTTTGCTTGAGCAGCGATGCAGTGATGTCACCTCTGAACTAGACAAGATGGACTCAAAAATACAGGCCACCTCTGATGTTTCTCAGCTTAGGAGATCTGCAATGTTGTACGCAGCTTCTATAAGCAATCATGTG GCAACTTTGATTGATGGAGCAGCAGACCCTGCCCCTGAGCAATGGGGGAAAACAACTTTTGAGGAGCAGTCAGAAAGTGGTATTGGGGGATGGCCTGGCGTCACAGCAGATATAATGCCTCCCAATGCTACTCTTCGACTTTATGGAGGAGCTGCTTTTGAAAGGGTGATGCACGAATTTCACTGTGCTGCATATTCAATTAAATGCCCTCCAGTGTCCAGGGAGAAG GTGGCAAATATACTACTTGCCCATGCTAGCCGAGGTGGGGGTAGAGGAGTAACAGAGGCAGCTGCAGAGATTGCACGTGCTGCTGCCCGATCATGGCTTGCTCCTCTTCTTGACACTGCTTGTGATCggcttgcttttgttttgggaAATCTCTTTGATCTTGCTCTAGAACGAACTCGCAACCGTGAGTTAGAAT GTGGGAGGAAATCAGAAAATATGGATGGATATATTGGTTTTCATGCTGCTCTTAGGCAGGCGTACACTCGCTTTATAAAGGATCTTGGTAAACAGTGCAAGCAACTCGTTAGGCACCATCTTGATTCAGTTACAAGTCCATACTCATTGGTTTGCTACGAGAATGACTGTCAAGGAGGTTTCGGCTCCAGTGCATCCTCTTCTTTCAAATTCAACCAGTCTTCTGTCAATTCATTTTTACTTGAGTTATCCGATGCCACGATGAAAGATCAAGAGAATATACCTCCAGAAAAGAATGCACAGCAAACAACTCCAGGAAAAGCTGCAGAGGCTAGAGATGCTCTTCGAGAAAGCCAAATTACTGTGCCTGAGACTCCATCCCCTGATCATCCATGTGCTGGTGGTGCAAATAAGGATCTTGGAAATGGCATTGACATGGGAGGAAGAAAGCGCCTGTCAAGAATGACAGGCAATAGCAGAAATCCTGACAATACAAGTGCACAAAATGGtggttcctttttttttggaaatgcTGATGGCCTTTTAAGATCAGGCTCGGCTTATACAGAAATATGTTCATCAGCTGCACAGCATTTTGCACGGATACGTGAAGTTCTTGTTGAGAGAAATGTGGCATCGGCTTTGAATTCTGGATTCCTAACCCCTTG TCGGGATCGGCTTGTTCTGGCAATTGGTTTGGATTTGTTTGCCGTGAATGACGAGAGATTCATGGACATGTTCATCGTACCGGGTGCCATCGATGTACTGCAGAATGAGCGGCAATCGCTTCAAAAGCGTCAAAAGATACTCCAATCTTGTTTGAATGAGTTTAAAAGTGTTGCCCGCGCACTTTGA